CGATCAAAATAGGAATCCTTAAATACATAAAGCCTTGAATAACCACATAGGCATTAAAGATTTCCCAGTAATTGCTTTTTGATTGGAGAGAATATGAGTCATTTGCATTACCTTTCTGTATATGCTCTGCTATGCTATATTGCACCTCGTCTTCATCTCGATTATATGTGATGAATCGGTTTAATAGGAGTTCCTTTGCGAATGGTCTTTTGGCTGGATCCTTCTGAAggcatttattaataaatctatGGAATTTATTACTCCTGGGGGGAAAGAAACAAGGCAgaagtgttactgatgatgtaataaaacacagagcCAGAATTATTCAAAAAGGACACTGAAGTCTGTTGGGTGATAGGGAATTAAAATGGGAGATATTTCTTTTCATTGAATCATTTGGGCCAACAAAGTGTAAGCTCTTGAATTTATAAAAAGGGTGATGTCTCTTAAAGAATACTAATAACTTGAACACAGCCCATCATCACAGCAATGGATAGAGTGGATACAGTAGTGACACTTACATTTGAGCTCATTGAACTTATCTCTTTCCCACTTTAACACCTTCCCCAGCCTTATGCTCCAGTGTCTCTTTCCCCATTCCCCCACCCTcactgcttaaggtggccatagacgcatcaaTAATAATATCgtacataaaaaaatctggtaccatattcagtgcgtgtatggtgggaaacgagccaaccgatattggcagaagacttggatatgggtTGGCTTATCGATcaaaaagatcttttccaggaaagattgtaattgtaacgtctatggccaccttaagtcctatttctgtaaaaaaaaatgactcacCATATATCCTCTTTTAGAGCTGGAGCTGGACCATTCATAATCCTTTCGGAAAGCTCAGTACCACGGAGTTTAATGTGTGCTGTAAGTGTAAGAgaacacaatattattattgttattcttacaaATTTACAAggggccaacatattttgcagcattgtacAGTAGAGGGTGACTACATCAAATATTCTGATGAGTTTCTATTATCAGAACCAATCcatgatttattttaactttttgagataataatttccttctttaaggggtaaggccacactggtcattttggggagatttggtcgcctggcgactaatcgcctcgtctttgcagcgaccaatctccccaaacgccttccctcattctgcgccggctaaaataaaaaacgcCAGTGCTAACCACACGCggcggtttgttttccgaagtcgcccgaagggtggaaacttcgggcgacttcgaaaaacgaatcggcgcatgtgattagcgccggcgtttttttattttagccggcacagagtgagggaaggcgtttggggagattggtcaccgcaaagacgaggcgaccaaatctccccaaaattcccagtgtggccttaccctcatacataacaaataaataaatgcagtctgGTTGGAATTATTGTAGCGTGTGCACAGTGACAGACAGATATAGGGCAGTATATGGCTGTATCTGCATTTTCTCAGCAGCAGAGAAAACACATTATTTGCCATTAGCCAAGGGGATACAGGAAAGACACAGTCTATATCTTTTATCTGATTGCTCCTGTCTCTGAAACAAAAGTTATATCTTGCTTTCCAGTGTATcactaaaaagaaaagtaactaaTGCATATTACAGAAGAcaccattataataaaagcacaGAAAAGATTCTCTGCTTCATGGCCAATTTACATGTTTCATTGTTATAGAATAGGTGATACCCCCTGACCTTCCTAAAAACACTCCTCCATAAATGAACATAAACGCACGCAAAATGTTATTTAAGATTACTCACGAGGATCGTATTCTGCCATTTCTATGGCTGTGATTCCTAAAGACCACACATCCacctagaaaataaaagcaaaaagcaACCATTTAGCAAACAAATTATAATCATTGTTACAGAAGATAAAGATACTTCTACTGACTATCCCTCCTCATCCTGTCTCAGGGTCAATATGCGATGCTAAATGACTAATACTTTAGAACCAGGCTACGTTGTATTACTATCTATGAAACACTTCCAGTAGCCGACTTCAACTATACATATTtaggattttacattttcattatgattttacatttttctctactgggagaaaaaagcTCTACAAATTACATTTGGCATGGATTTGTTATTCCTGCCTTAAGAGTGCATTTTGTGTAATCACTTTAATGAAAACTGAACTAAATGAcaactattttattaattataccttGTAGTTATAATGTACATTTCTTGTAAAACATGCATGGACTTCAGGTGCCATCCAACAGCGGGTTCCTGCATTACTTGTACTGATGGGCCCTATTGTGGCCAGgccaaaatcaactgaaattgAAAGAAACAAGCATGAATTTACTTTGTACAATGCAGTAATAACATCTATGACAATACAGAAAGGTGCTACAGTtattacaaatggaaatatatttttgaagcagTATTTTCTTTTGTCTGGTGCTGACTATTGATTTGAACCAGGTGCAAAGAGAGTGTAAAGACAGACACTGAACATTCTTAATGACTGTATATTAGAACGATGCTTACAATGATATTTTTGAATTAGGCAAAGGTGCCATTTTTGggtagagatcccctttaaagttttatgaTGCCTAAGAAAAGCTAGGCATTGAGATGAGCAATAAATGTACCCTTTGCTTTTGTGGCACCCATTCTTCCTATAGATAATAAACGTCACTTACTTATCTTCACATGGGCCGTAGAAGTTAACATTATATTGGCGCCCTTGAGATCATGATGTATCACGTTCAGTTCCTGTAAGTAATCCAGGccctagaaagatgaataaagcaaacatgatgaacatgtatatatttttatattctagaatTAATAGGATACAAAGCAGAGATTATGAAAAGCAATGAAGGGGTTAATAGCTGTCTTACCTGTAAAACTTTCTTGCATATGTATGAAATCCAGGTCTCATCCAAGGATCTATTGGGCGTGCTCCTAATTAAGGCGTCTACGGAGCCACCAGCACACATTGTCATAGCAATctagaatagaaataaaatgtttttatttatagtgtatataaatataaatattatagtgtatatatagatatatatatgttgcctaaaatctatctatctgtctgtgtgtctgtgtaacaTTCCTAGTAATCAGTAGCAGTAATGGGTCTGAAATAATCAGtgttatatttattaactttgaTTGAGATTTTCTTCTTCTTGGCATGTGCA
This Xenopus laevis strain J_2021 chromosome 8S, Xenopus_laevis_v10.1, whole genome shotgun sequence DNA region includes the following protein-coding sequences:
- the LOC108700576 gene encoding serine/threonine-protein kinase dst1-like, giving the protein MAPEVHACFTRNVHYNYKVDVWSLGITAIEMAEYDPPHIKLRGTELSERIMNGPAPALKEDIWSNKFHRFINKCLQKDPAKRPFAKELLLNRFITYNRDEDEVQYSIAEHIQKGQLCRKHVKLTMQRVLNMD